The window gtatggaattgatttaattacatttactttgttgagcaacttgcatttcccagtttttaacaaatactaggtggacactgaaacaggaccccgttttcgttgCGACTTGGCGACAgggccacctgctggataataggtaatatggcagttttcgtttccaacatgaattttaccattttggttaccaaaacaatgggttatatcatgcaaggtttatatgactatggggataacttaatttactggttactaggtttcagtattcttttgcatattctatcatttaggaagattatggcactcctaagaaccatacaatctttactagaaactcatgcaggtcaggagattcaggattcaaaagctttggaatcacagatGCAGAATGGgaaccaaaaaattgatacctcagtgaaatcactagaaacacatgcaggtcaggagattcaagATTTAAgggagacaataataaaaagacttgaaatgattgaagaaattattggagctggtgaacagagtaagaaggcacaaggacaggatacaatgtcACCACCAgttattagaactggcttacccagggttttagcgacataccctagaattcattctgacaaagcgtaaacttctaaaggctcaaagggagtcagagaagctagatggatgccaatagcaatgaatgatctaaaagaaattaagcaagctattgttacttttggcttgtattctgcatatgttaaggaaatgataaggacttgggcttctaatgctagagctacccccccatgatttccatcagttagtgtctgcagttttagataatggaccttccttgatgtttggaatctatttcagagaagaatccaaacatatggaacaacaaggaagaacaaaaggtgtggaggtttcccaagatcaaattcttggtgcaggagaatatgctgatccacaggtccaagctctttatgatgatgaagtactgtgtctatgtcactaagcagctttaaatgctgaAATacgctacaagatccagcaaaaagggttgaatcatatacaagaattaggcagggacagagagaaccctttactgactttcttggtgaggcacattctccactgtgactgggaatgactgggccactgttggcttgggggcctgcgagaggcccctctaGGAGTTTCCCGACGGTATCGGGAAAAGTAatactgagccgggcggtggtggcgcatgcctttaatcccagcactcgggaggcagaggcaggtggatctctgtgagttcgagaccagcctggtctacaagaactagttccaggacaggctccaaaaccacagagaaaccctgtctcaaaaaaccaaaaaaaaaaaaaaaaaaaaaaaaaaaaaaaaaaaaaagtaatactggtctaaatgatgaattacacatggaggatgagtcaaaaaacccagtaggacagagtaaacgtatattttggcagacttctattaatgatcaaagaccaaagctaagagtctgtataaatggcacttttattgaaggcttattagatacaggtgcggatgtaagtatcattactccagaatcgtggcatccgaattggcctcttcaagaggtagatcttcagttcctgggaattggaaccctatctcgtgtaaaacaaagcacaagatgggttgaatgcatagggtctgaagggcaaataggaagattaaggccatatatagccaatattgcaataaatttatggggccgtgacctgctacagcaatggaatacccagattaacattcctgtagttccaggaactcataattctgggaaggatatggtgaggtattatggaaaaaggtcacgagccattcaggctgtacaagaacatacagcaaataccaaacctttagaggtaccaacagccctatctttaaaatggctaactgagaagccaatatggatcaaacagtggcctctagctgaagataaattacaggcattggaacagctggtgcaagagcaactagatgctcaccgtattgaagaatcaaccagcccttggaattttcctctgtttgttgtaaaaaagaaatctggtaaatggagaatggtaacagatttaagaactgtcaacaaggtaatgctacctatgggcccactacaatctggaattcctttgccttctctattaccaaaaggatggcctcttatagttattgatttgaaagattgttttttcactatactgttacaagaaaaggatagggaaaaatttgccttcacagtgcctacttataataattctcagcctattaGGAGATagcaatggactgtcctcccacaggatatgctcaatagtcctacattgtgccaatattttgtaagtaagccattggaaataatttgtaaacaattccccaaaaCCATAATTTATCAtaacatggatgacatcttgttatctgattcaaataaagatactttagaaaggatgtttgaagaagtaaagaaagtcttacctaggtggggattacaaattgcccctgaaaagattcaaagaggaaatgctattaattacctaggttacagaatagggttagagaaaattaaaatgcaaaaggcacaaattaggagagactggttaaagactcttaatgacttccaaagattgttaggagacatttccagtctacgaccagctgttgggataacacctgatctaatagttcatttaaacaaaatcttagatggtgataaagattttaatagtccaagaaaactgacagctgaagcagaaaaggaactgacaatgattgaggaaaaattacaggaggcacaagTGGATCGGGTgtacccaaatcttagctgcatcctagtcatattgccttccagaatttctcctacagggattctaatgcagagggaagatattattttagagtggatatttatacctaataaaacaagtaaaaaattaaaaacttatgtggaaaaagtctctgaattaattataaaaggtaagctgagacttcgtcaactagcaggtatagacccagcagaaattatagtgccttttactactgaagaaataaaatggttatgggaagacaatgaaccatggcaaagaccttgtgttaattttttgggagaaattaatagcaactatcccaaaagtggtagacttaacctcataaagtgaacttcttggattctccctagaattgtacgtgatgctccaataactggagcccatacgttctatactgattgcaaataaatcagggaaagcaggttataagtcagataaATTTAGTAAGgtgaacaaagcccttataattctgtccagaaggcagaattatatgccattcttatggtgctaagggattttaaagaacctcttaacatagttacagattcacaatatgcagaaagagttaaattgcatattgaaaccgctgaatttataccagatgaaacagagttgacttcattgtttatccaggtacaaggcataatcaggaacaggctttgtccgaagtacataacacacatccgatcccatacaggtctgcctggtcctctagcacaaggcaacgctgagattgatcaattattgattggaagcgtgttgcaggcctcagaatttcataagaagcatcatgtcaatagtaaaggcctaaagaacaaattttccattacatggcaacaagctaaggacattataaagagatgtcctacttgttctttctataatcaaacactgttgcctgcagggagtaacccaaagggtactaagagaaatgaaatctggcagatggatgtgttccactttatggaatttggtaaattaaaatatgtacaccacaccatagacacgtattcaggttttcaatgggctactgccctgagctcagaaaaggctgattcagtaatcacacatctattggaagttatggccatcatgggaatacctgcacaaataaagaaagacaatGGTCCAgaatatgtatctaagaaaatgaaacacttttttgcttattataatataaaacacgtTGCAGGTATACCACTTAATCCCGCAGGTcaggcagtcatagaaagatcaaatcgtactataaaggatatgctgaacaaacacaaAGGGACCggaaatacccccagaaatagattacataatgctttattgaccttgaattttcttaatgctaaatGACTGAAATAATGTAGACCATTGgagcgtggtctctctccctttaaaaaagcggctacttccctcctccctctctcgtaCTGCCTGTTCCGCTTctagcgactagactcccttcttgattgtgcagagggctgttgtctgagacggtgatctgtaagttttttcccctttaaataaattaccattatattaatcataattccaaactagcgtgggattgtttgtgacttacgccttcgccttcaatcTTCTTCATTCGGAACACATTAAATTGTGTCTGAATGACTGAAATAATGTAGAAATCAGCTTCTCAAACATGTTAGTTTTAAGTTAAGTGATGGAGGGCTAACATGGAGCATAAATAGAGTCATTGTTCACGTGTTCAGTTAGATGCACAGTAAATTCTATGtaatctttcaaatgaacatTTATTCATCTTTGTTCTCCAAAGTCTTGTAGTACAAGATAGATAATAATCTATTAGTTTACATATAAGTCAAGTAAAGGGCCATGCTTTGTGTGTATATCACGTCTTAGAGACTTTGTCTCTATAGCCAGTGAGCCTGTGACCAGGATTTAAAAGAACATTAAGTACATGCTATtaactatgtttttttcttttgtcctagGGTGTAAATTGTGTTTTAACAAGGTATGTTTGGGCTGACAGGGATGACCAGTGCTATTGTCTGTTGAGAATGATTTAGTATTCACCTGGAATATATGTCTCATAGGTTTGGAGGAATTTAGACAAATGTTATTCTGAAGTTCCaataagaaggaggagggggtggggaaaggcAAACTCTTACTGTTTTGTAACTACTGGGGACACATTCTCTTTTAGAAGTCTGGGGAAGGGGAGTCACAGAGTCAGGCTCAGCAGTGGAAAGAGGCAACTGGAGCCACAGGAGCTTTCAGACTCCTTGTGGTTCCATCATTCTTTCCATGCTCTGTGCTTGTGTCTGGCTCTGTCTGCAGCTCACAGGTACTTGATTCACAGATTCATCCTAGATAGGGTATGTCTTCCTTGTCTGCAGTGTTCACAGAATTGTATACTGGGAAATAttcctgtgtatctgtgtatttcACATGGGATAGAAAAGTGAGCACAACTGCTTCATGTGACCCACACACTTCAGAAGACTGGAAAGCTGTGCCCTTGTGTGTAAAGATCACACCCAGGCTGTCGGCAGCAAACTCATGCTCTTGTGTCCAAAgacctgatctccaaaataccaCCAAGAGACaaaattcaaagcaaaagaaaaagtggaGTGGGTATGTTAGATAGGCAAAAAGAGGAGGGCTTGGAGAATTCCAAACCGGCAGTGCTATCTACAGACCCAAGTCCTCCAAAATGACATAGTTACACATTTGGGGTTGTCTCAAGCAGTAAGAAGTTGCAGAAGCATTGATTCTCAGCATGAGGACATCTGGTTTGCTTGTCTATTTCTGATTGTCCTTGCCCTGTGGGGTCAGGTGTTGCTGGACTCTGATTGGCTTCTCCCTATGGCTGGGACTGAGGCCAGACTCTAAGGTCAGGCTACAACTATGGACAGGTAAGGGGCAGGCAGATACATCTACCTACTGACTGGGACTGCCTTATGCTGAGGTTTGGATATTCAGTGTTAGCATTAGTTTGATATTtcagtcttcttttaaaaaactgtcaTCTCTTAAAAAGGAATCTGGAGAGTCAGAAGATGGCCAAGAGTGTCCAGATTGACAAAAGTGTTTGAAGTACTGGCATTCTCCAGTGGGTTCTCCAACTCCACGATTCTATTACCCAGGAGCAGCTTTTGTGCCCTGACTTTAGTTTGTCCTGGAAAAcacaaattttcttatttatctatccatttatttatttgtttgtttctttgtgtctctctgtttaGTTGTTGGTctgttttgctgctgttgttgttgtttttctggcagggtttctctgtttagccttaccagacatggaactcactctatagtccaagctagccttgatgtcagagatctacctgcctctgcatcctgagtaaaGGGATTAAAGGCTGCTGACTCGGTGCACAGCCCACATAAGATTTTTTAGCCACCTaagtttgatttgttttaaaatttgccaATTGATCATTTCGTAAGAGTTTAGGAAAAAAAGGATACAAATTCAAGAAGCAAGATTTGTGTGTACAAGTGAGCAGCTCGTATCCAGAGAAGTAAGGCTTTCTCAACATCCCGTAGCAAGTGAACAAGAGGGGTCATGAGTGTGTCTCTCATATCTGCAGAGTTAGTATGTACCCTCTTTTTCCCTGCTCAGAATTCTCAGGAGAGCTCCAGGACCTCTATGGTCAGAATGATAGGGAGTGGTAGGGAGACGATGGTCGTCAGATTCACACTGTCTGAGATGTGGAGTCAATCTTTTGTCCCTAGGAGTCAGAATTTAAGACTGAAAGAGCCCAATATCatctggagaaaagagagaaagatcttCCAAGCTCCAGATCTGGAAGGCATGCTGCAAGTGTTTCAAGGTGAGAGCAGCTACATTCTGTGGTTACCTGAGGGACTCTAGGGGTGGCTGGGGCTGCACTCTCTGAATAGAGAGTGATGTCTCTGATCATGAGTAGAGAAAatgagaagagcagaaagtgtgTCCCAGTGATGTCATCATATTTAATGGACATCATCATTCATCCCGTCCTATGTCACAGTTTCCAGATCTTCCCCCACTCTGCAGAGCACATTGACTTTAATGTACTGATTCCCTTGTTTTCATTTAATGCTGTGCATTTTGATCATTTCAGGGCTCCGGGATGCCCAGCGCCACTGGGGTAAGGAGAAATCCCACCATCAGCCTCTCTCATCTTGATGTCTATCAGAGTTTATTTCTCTACTAATACTTACGTTTTATGATACTGCTCCCAATATGCACAACAATCTGCCTCTCTTTGACCTTAAAAATGACTCTACCAAATTCCCTCTCACTTTCTTCTTAGGCCTCTGCTACTTAAATCACAAATAAGGCAGTAACTTGTTTCTCATGTGACTCTTAATTTGTATGTTTCATTTTTCTGCAGTTCACGTGACCCTGCGTCAACTCAACAATAAGCACATtgtcattaatgaagaaaaaagacaaatacaacaTAGAAGTGGTTATAGAAGAAATTTGCAAGTTTCTGAGTTCTATGATTTAGGTGTTCTGGGGTTTCCTTCTATCCACTCAGGGAAACATTACTGGGAAGTAGACGTGTCTAGATGTGATGCCTGGCTCCTGGGAATAAATGATGGAAGATGTGCTCAACCCCAGCTTCCTTCAATGAATCAGCAGAGTGTCAAAGCCAAATATAATTCTGATGCTAACCAACATGTAAATTATCAGCCGAAATGTGGTTACTGGGTTATAGGAATGAGGAACAGGTCTGTGTATAATGCCTTTGAAGAGTGTTCTGTCACCCACAATGCCAGTGTCTTGCTCCTCTCTCTGACTCATCCTCCCACTCGTGTTGGAGTGTTCCTGGACTGTGAAGCTTGCACTCTCTCATTTTATGATGTTTCCAGCCATGGAGCTCTCATCTATAGATTCTGTAAACCTTCCTTTCCTAGTGCAGTTTATCCATATTTTAATCCTATGGGTTGTTCAGAGCCATTGACAGTCTGTGGGCCACCCTCCTAAGCCCTCCCCCATATCTGCACAGTGTCCCCATGTCTGATATCCCATATGTCTAAGCTCTGTGGgatcattttaacttttttttttctgtctttgcttgcAGGGAACCatcaaactgccttggcctagctgCCTTGAGAGGCATGAGTCATAGGTTTTTCATGTTAGAGTTCGTGGCTCTGGGGTACACTGTACCTTCCAGTTCCCAAGAGATGAATGCACTCACTCAGGCATGAAACATTCAGACTATATTGCATTCTCTGTTTGTTCCCCCTAATAGTCAAAGAAGCATGGAAATTTGACAGGACAATAGGTATTAGACATTAATCTTGGGTACCCTGTATAACCTGCAATCTTCATTGTTTCTTGAGAAGCAAATTGCATTGATCCTGGCAGTAGTCACTATGATCTGTTTCTTATAAAAGTATAAAAGTCTGATTGCTCTCAATAAATTTGTCACAGCCTTTATCTTGCTGTGGTCCCTTTACCTGAGACTGCTTCTGTTCCCTGCAGCCATATGAGGTGACCTTGCCCTAATAAGTGAGCACTGGCACTCCCATTTGGTCCTTCTATTTTAATAACCTTCCCTTATCAATACAAACCAGTATGGATTCTTTTCCTTAATCCAATTGCATGTCTGTTTACAAGGTAATAATAATTCATCATTTCCCAAATTCTCAAAGACAATGTTTCTTCCTCACACGGTGAGGTAAGACCTCTGATAACCCATACTTCCTGTTTTGTGGTGCCACAGATGGAAGCaagggccttgtgtatgctgaGGTGGTGGTCTTCCCCTGACCCACTTGTCTCAGCTCTGCCAAGTCTCCACAACCCCAATCCTCTGTCACTGACAGAAGATGACAGAAAGTACTGATATGGgatgtacttctgtatatgtcttgcttttattgctAATGAATAGAGATGATTTGGCTTAATGAAGAGCAGAACATAGCCAGGATAGatgagatatatatagagagggagagtaggtgaagtcagagagatgccaattagctgccaaaggaaagagATGCCCTAAACCtgtaccagtaagccacagcctcatgatgatacacagattaatagaaatggattacttgaagatataagagttagttaatatgaaatctgagctaatagaccaagcaatgTTATAATTaccatagcttctgtgtgattattctggtcagGATAGCTAGGAATAAACAAGCAGCTTCCAACTACAaagttcctctccatctcttctattagttttgaaaattatatgtagGTGTCTCTTTAACCTAAGAATGAGCCCTTGGTTGTAGGTTAATTTAACCATATTGCTGTGCTTCATCAACTTAAGAAAGAATCACCTCTAATAATAAACACTAAtgctgtggggcaatggtttcaccctgtaaagatttgtttcttgtacttgtgaAATTAATACTGATCGCCccgtagccagacaggaagtagaggcagggcaacaagaaagctgggaagagagaagtgcagtctgcagtcgtgacccagcctcagaggaagcaaaatgtgactgcctcaccaaaaaaggtaccaagccacgtggctaactcagataagtattatgggctaatgtaagttataagaattagttaagaagaagcctgagctgatgggccaatcagtttataacttatggagacatCTGTTTGATTCTTTGGGGCTTAATGGCTGCAGAACCGAGTGGGACAAAAAACTTCAGTCAAGACGCTAAGACTGTGTTCAGAGTAGCTGGGTTCTAATCCTGCCACTCCACATAGAAGTGTAACCCTGAATAGCAACCTCAAAAGCCTATGCTttatgggatttttgtttttggttttttttttgttattatttgttgttttttatttttatttctatagagTATACACATACTATAAGTCAGTGTGAGAAAATAAATCTGGATATGTTAGAAAGCTCTGATGGTAAAAGCATCGTCCtccaagcccagtgacctgagttccatcactTAACCCACATGGAAGAAGGAGGCAGCCAACTCTGACCTACAGATTATCCTCTGTGTTGACACATATGCAGTACACGTAGGCCTAGAAACATTCCCAAATCTAAAATGAGTTATGTCAGTGTTTGAAAAGGAAGTTCAATGCATACAAAGCATCCAGTGAACACTCCATAGATGGTTGTTCTGATAATTACTGAGTTTATGTTCTGATTTCATGCAAAAGTCCGGAGAAGGGACACATGAAGATTTCTCATTCCTGATGTCAAATTTACTCTAATATGCTGTAGATATCCATGATTATATTTtggttttcacatttatttttgacAGGATAATTGTAGTGGTGCTACACTCGTTTCTTATCAAATATGGAAATCCTATGACTTCCATTTTACAGTGAATGATGGAGATGCCAGTGATGCCGTAAACTTCCCTTGTGCTGTTTTGTGAAATGTGAACCATAGAATGCTTCTAGGAACTTACCATGTCAGTGGTATTCAACATGGTGTCtgtttgtttccttctcactGTTACTGTAATAAAGGATTGTTGAGGCTGAGCACCAGAGCCAGACATAATTGTTTTgatgcagtcccagcactcaagaggcagagacaggaggttgcTGTGTCTCTGACCCAGCCTCAGTTACAAAGTCAGACCCTGCTGCATTTTGTCTCACCTTTAAAGAGGAATGTTCCAGGTTCTGGATGAGGTAGTTGGTTCAAGGGGACACAATGGAGAATTGGTGGGTAAAAGGAGTTTATTTGGAGTCAGATTGCGATAAATAGAGagggggcagaaggggagggagagagatagaagACCCTCCATGGTGACTGCTCCCAGAGAGCTCAGGTCCCACTACCAAAGAAGACTAAATAGAGAAATCTCTGGAGAGCATCAGGGTCCCtgtggctgaagaacaagactcAGACTTTGTAGGATGGAGAGGTAGGTTCACAGCAAGTGCCTGCAGCCAGGCTAATttccaggcaggaggcaggacagACATGTGACACAACATAGGATGCCCTGCCATGAGAACTCACTTAGGTTAGTGTGGTACCAGCAATGCAACTCCTGGGGACTCATTTTGAGTGGAGCTCCATCGTTTCTCTATGAGTGACAGCAGAGAGGCAGTTACAGGGCAGCATGTAGATTGGAAATTCTAGCACTACATGCTGGCAGAGAATGCATCAGCCACTCAAAACATCACCATGCTTTGTTTGAAGAATTATAATACCTGTATTATAAAATATCAGGGTagtagtggctcacgcctttaatccgagcactagagaggcagagggaggcagatctcggttagttcaaggctagcctggcctaaaagttctagttccagaacaggctccacaactacagagaaaatctgtcttaaaaaaacaaaaaataacagaggattttatttacattttaaattataaattcattCAAGAAAAAATATTCTATCTTCGTATCTCtccaatggtttttttttttttggttaatttttcttccataattGTTTCATGGGAAAGCCATTCCTGTATTGAAATAAATGTCAGTGTGTATTGACACAGTTAGACTCACACACATTTCTGCACTGTTCAGCAGCGTGCTCTCCTGGCCGTCTTCATTTTTGTCACTGAGGTTCGAGGCTGGTGGCAGATCCTGATCACAAAGTCAAATCTTTGCACAAAGACAGGAGTGGAATTGTGTCTAAGAAAGTTCATGAAGAGCTAGATAGCTGTCTGaggattttatgttttttattaccAAGAAggctttaggaagaaacagaggaggcATTGGTTCAGATCTGTAAAAGACAAAGATGGTGGCTCATCCCTCTAACACCTGCATTGCTAGATTGAGGAAGGAGTACTGCCAGCAGCTGGAGACCACCCTGAACACGAGAGAGCTCCAGCCCAGTCTGGGAtgtccagtctcaaaaacaaaaccagaaagttgtaaataattttatataatcattAACAATTCAAAAGAATCAGATTATAATATTGATTGACAGCCATTGTCTCCACAGCAAGAGCAACAGTTCAGTCTCTTGACCTCATCAAGATGTGGAGTTTGGGCTAGGGGTTTAGCTCAGGGATGGAACACTGGCCTAGCATTCACAAGGTCTTGGGTTCAATCTCTGAAGTGCAAAgaccaaactaaaacaacagcaaaagcccatgggctcagcactggagagggtgagggagttaaatagaatagaaagaggaggaggcGATAGGTATGTTAAACAAAACTCAGACTACGCTGTCATATCTGCTGTCACTGTGTATGTCATAATTTAGTAGATCTGAGAATATAGGAAGAAATGAGATAGGCGTGCAAAAGTGGGGGTGAGACTGAAAATGGGGATGGCTAATTTCCCTGATACAGCATTTCTGTTTTTAGATAGTTTTCATGTATCTCAGGCAACTGTCTGTAATAgaaactgttattatttttttattttatgcagggttggggaaggagagatgagacacgcggggtcccacatgggcgaactttaatggggacaacaggtaagggacgggggtgaagagacgaaaggaaagagggggaaaaaaggggcGGATTAAGGTGTCCCTCCATTTTAAGGGGGAGTTCaagtgtgtctgggagaaaatgtcctgagcgtgcgtggctttccattgtaccgctgGGATTCATAGTCCACttagaggctgtattttctgcgcatgcatggccttgtctccaaaagaacagcatttcacccttttggttttattaaaaaaaattgaggggggttgagggtcttaacgggtagggaataggggagtagcccggtctctcatgactgctttctgctgactttgggcgtcgagggattgtcctgatgatgtattgttgatgttttgtccgctggcatcaaggctgattgaagaaatcacatctgtctggagatcgcatctgtctggctcttAAGTAGCTGGGTCATCGttaagatgctggaaaacaaaagtcgcattagtagagagaaaaaagttagaggggaaatttggggtgggggggtggctTTAGGAGGCCAAgggttaagaataaaaaaagtaaatgatacttattccattaattgaatgatacttattccgttccgcttgtgtctgctttgtccaggtgggtcaggctggtgtcttggagcttaaagaaaatgtcttaaaagaaatagattttaatcatatattccttaacattttaggggtcactgctgcagtcagtgacgaacctgttatgtcaggaactttgttaagaatttgcttatcacctAAACCTCTTGGCtccgtgtttgatgatgatttctgtagagacaactggatggttatttagaaatttagagaagggagggtgtattagcacaggaggattaaatgaaaaatgagaccattgctttccttaggctggagtagagggggttggacctgttgtccttcggaacttgagggaacacggtcccgtctgagttaccttgtaaggaggattgtcttgagccgtggggatgaacggtttcggatgtgacaggtgaatccagtgaggaattccctcgagcttggcagcaccaaaatgttattatttttttattttatgcggggttggggaaggagagacgagacacgcagGGTCCCATGTGGGCgaactttaatggggacaacaggtaagggacgggggtgaagagacgaaaggaaagagggggaaaaaagggggCGGATTAAGGTGTCCCTCCATTTTAAGGGGGAgttcaggtgtgtctgggagaaaatgtcctgcgcgtgcgtggctttccattgtaccgctgggattcatagtccactgaggctgtattttctgcgcatgcgtggccttgtctccaaaagaacagcagaaaCCCTAACTCAAATGTGGACCTGCAGAGACATTCTGGGGAGGAATTCCTAGAAGGGATGTAATGAATGCATCAGATCAGGACTGGGAAGAGGCCCTGCTCTGGGCAGCAACAGAACACCTAATCTGCAGGACAC of the Chionomys nivalis chromosome 8, mChiNiv1.1, whole genome shotgun sequence genome contains:
- the LOC130879085 gene encoding tripartite motif-containing protein 30A-like; protein product: MASSVLGMIKEEVTCPICLDLMVEPVNADCGHSFCRTCITLNYESNKRKEGEGICPVCRDSYLFGNLRPNWHMTSIVERLTRFESSPEEEQKVNVCAQHGEKLQLFCEKDKVAICWLCERSQDHHGHQTALIEEVANKYEGMLLSALEMQMANEEICDQWEDDLQKERVSWENKIQRDVENVQKEFKGLREFLDSKEKNELQKLMKEKEDILKRLEHSQNELGKQRESVRDLISDLACQLQCLTMEILEGVNCVLTRSQNLRLKEPNIIWRKERKIFQAPDLEGMLQVFQGLRDAQRHWVHVTLRQLNNKHIVINEEKRQIQHRSGYRRNLQVSEFYDLGVLGFPSIHSGKHYWEVDVSRCDAWLLGINDGRCAQPQLPSMNQQSVKAKYNSDANQHVNYQPKCGYWVIGMRNRSVYNAFEECSVTHNASVLLLSLTHPPTRVGVFLDCEACTLSFYDVSSHGALIYRFCKPSFPSAVYPYFNPMGCSEPLTVCGPPS